A window of the Choristoneura fumiferana chromosome 30, NRCan_CFum_1, whole genome shotgun sequence genome harbors these coding sequences:
- the LOC141444434 gene encoding uncharacterized protein, with the protein MVENKDVETKVKEENKNDNIEIDAVKLEAVDLDVSIDDDTNEDFNDIHEEIEDKVERPKRKVNPKLYAKCEENNFTLKVLTYEEQIEELEAKKRTEKYLNRKYKCEGCGIGFVTKDVFEEHKKRHQESYSPHECPICRLRFSTSLVLSQHQLAHERRFTCQLCAAVITRYSDCENHRLKCGQATPGVCPHCKKIYSNQNSLEQHIRGVHYKKEKKFVCSFCNQRFQSKQRLAIHTRTHTGAKPYSCDLCHRSFAANSNLRNHLSAHAQARPHYCVECDKSYKTRKGLRRHLLEGATHKGRKHSCHYCLKNFATEKILASHIAASHTKDIDSCDPCSKAFSTCGNMKQHMESVH; encoded by the exons GAAAACAAAGATGTAGAAACAAAAGTAAAGGAGGAAAATAAGAATGACAATATTGAAATAGATGCAGTGAAACTAGAAGCTGTTGATCTTGATGTATCCATAGATGATGACACAAATGAAGATTTCAATGATATTCATGAAGAAATTGAAGATAAAGTAGAGAGGCCTAAAAGGAAAGTAAATCCAAAATTATATGCAAAATGCGAAGAGAATAATTTTACATTGAAAGTTTTAACTTATGAGGAGCAAATAGAGGAGTTAGAAGCTAAGAAAAGAACAGAGAAATATTTGAATAGGAAATATAAATGTGAAGGTTGCGGCATCGGATTTGTCACTAAGGATGTTTTTGAGGAGCATAAGAAGAGGCATCAAGAG TCCTACAGCCCCCACGAGTGCCCAATCTGCCGGCTACGCTTCAGCACGTCGCTGGTGCTCTCCCAGCACCAGCTGGCCCACGAGCGCAGATTCACCTGCCAGCTGTGTGCTGCCGTCATCACCAGATATAGCGACTGCGAGAACCACAGGCTCAAGTGTGGGCAGGCCACGCCGGGGGTGTGTCCGCACTGTAAGAAGATATATAG CAATCAGAATTCACTCGAGCAACATATTAGAGGCGTACATTacaagaaagaaaagaaatttGTCTGTTCGTTCTGTAACCAGAGGTTTCAGAGCAAGCAGCGACTCGCCATTCACACAAG AACCCACACAGGAGCCAAACCCTACAGCTGCGATCTATGCCACCGCTCGTTCGCGGCCAACTCGAACCTGCGCAACCACCTGTCGGCGCACGCGCAGGCGCGGCCGCACTACTGCGTCGAGTGCGACAAGTCCTACAAGACGAGGAAGGGACTACGCCGGCACTTGTTAGAGGGCGCCACGCACAAGGGACGCAA GCATTCCTGTCACTATTGCCTGAAGAATTTCGCCACTGAGAAAATACTGGCTTCGCACATCGCTGCTTCTCACACCAAGGATATTGACTCATGTGACCCTTGCAGCAAG GCTTTTTCAACATGCGGTAATATGAAGCAACACATGGAAAGCGTTCATTAA
- the LOC141444944 gene encoding solute carrier family 2, facilitated glucose transporter member 1-like, whose translation MAGMNPRLAFAVVSSACWSAFQHGYSTGVLNAPQEVMSKWLQFEALSGTNLTLEATKEPKVTTIWSVTVAMYCVGGMIGGMLTGVIADRFGRKGGLLLNNVLVAVAAVFQGCAKVASSAELLILGRLVIGINSGLNAGLAPMYLAEISPVSLRGSIGTVYQLVITISILLSQVLGLESVLGTPDGWPWLLAVCAIPAIIQCATLPLCPESPKYLLLNKGRELHAQRALNWLRGDAAVHGEMEEMHQEAEKNKVSKKVTLRELFGNRSLRQPLLIAMTIMVAQQLSGINAVMFFSTEIFTQASIKAPYSQYATLGMGAMNVVMTVVSLVLVEVAGRKTLLLVGFTGMFVCTVALNVAMLYTTSYTWIPYLCIALVILFVVMFAVGPGSIPWFLVTELFNQSSRPAAASVAVTVNWAANFIVGLSFLPLQLILKANVFIIFAAFQLLFIIFISRKVPETKNKTVEEITAMFRQHM comes from the exons ATGGcg GGCATGAACCCTCGTCTCGCGTTCGCTGTCGTGTCCTCAGCATGCTGGTCGGCTTTCCAGCACGGCTACAGCACTGGAGTGCTCAACGCTCCGCAAGAA GTGATGTCAAAATGGCTTCAATTCGAGGCGCTTTCTGGGACCAACCTGACGCTCGAGGCCACCAAAGAGCCGAAGGTGACCACCATTTGGTCCGTGACTGTCGCCATGTACTGTGTGGGTGGCATGATCGGAGGAATGCTGACTGGAGTCATCGCTGACAG ATTTGGTCGCAAGGGTGGTCTTCTCCTAAACAACGTCCTGGTGGCCGTGGCAGCCGTGTTCCAGGGCTGCGCGAAGGTCGCCAGCTCGGCTGAGCTGCTCATCCTGGGGAGGCTGGTCATCGGCATCAACAGTGGATTAAACGCCGGCCTTGCTCCAATGTATCTGGCGGAGATATCGCCCGTGTCACTGCGTGGTTCT ATCGGCACAGTCTACCAGCTGGTGATAACAATATCTATCCTCCTCTCCCAAGTCCTGGGTCTGGAGTCAGTCCTGGGTACACCGGACGGCTGGCCCTGGCTATTGGCTGTCTGTGCCATACCAGCCATCATCCAATGCGCCACGCTCCCGCTTTGCCCTGAGTCACCGAAGTATCTGCTGCTGAATAAAGGAAGGGAACTGCATGCGCAACGAG ctctGAATTGGCTGAGGGGTGATGCAGCTGTCCACGGAGAGATGGAGGAGATGCATCAG gAAGCAGAAAAGAACAAGGTCAGCAAGAAAGTGACGCTTCGCGAACTCTTCGGGAACAGGTCCCTCAGGCAGCCACTCCTCATCGCAATGACCATAATGGTGGCCCAGCAGCTATCTGGCATCAACGCAGTCATGTTCTTCTCGACGGAGATATTCACGCAAGCCAGCATTAAGGCGCCGTATTCGCAGTATGCTACTTTAG GAATGGGAGCAATGAACGTGGTGATGACAGTGGTCAGTTTGGTGCTAGTGGAGGTGGCGGGACGGAAGACCTTGCTGCTGGTCGGGTTCACTGGCATGTTCGTCTGTACCGTGGCGCTTAACGTCGCCATGCTGTATACG ACTTCCTACACCTGGATACCGTACCTCTGCATCGCGCTGGTCATCCTCTTCGTGGTGATGTTTGCCGTGGGCCCTGGCTCCATCCCCTGGTTCCTGGTCACTG AGCTGTTCAACCAGTCCTCGCGGCCCGCGGCGGCCTCGGTTGCTGTGACTGTTAACTGGGCCGCTAACTTCATCGTTGGGCTCAGCTTCTTGCCCCTTCAG CTTATCCTCAAAGCGAACGTGTTCATTATATTTGCGGCGTTCCAGCTGCtcttcatcatcttcatcagtCGGAAGGTCCCGGAGACAAAGAATAAGACCGTCGAGGAGATCACCGCCATGTTCAGACAGCATATGTGA